One window of the Rissa tridactyla isolate bRisTri1 chromosome 9, bRisTri1.patW.cur.20221130, whole genome shotgun sequence genome contains the following:
- the LOC128914915 gene encoding mesoderm posterior protein 1-like codes for MARSAAPGLPLPATALLQDWGCRGPPDPEGYSSSSPAPSPDSCGLSSPATTRGPCRGPATPRQRGGSRGRKGVRGPGPGGPRQSASEREKLRMRRLAQALLRLRHYLPPALVPAGQSLTKIETLRLAIRYIAHLSALLGLSEEALARRRGAAPRHCPLCPQGLGCCQAPDPRLHPPAPAPRDASPPDTVGWGSPPMMGTPLDLHGAPGMGTGAWGSPPCGSAAGTPPEVLGVPDTGMEAWGSPPYIPVVGTPSELHGAVASSVSSWLSPPHCAGAGAPPDLLGSPLLDAGLMLPEFVDAGTVTQDLSTDLFSLLEALLPPQPQD; via the exons ATGGCCCGCTCGGCAGCCCCTGGcctcccgctccccgccaccGCCCTGCTGCAGGACTGGGGCTGCCGCGGACCCCCGGACCCCGAGGGCTACAGCAGCAGCTCGCCTGCACCCTCGCCCGACTCCTGCGGCCTCTCGTCCCCCGCCACCACCCGGGGACCCTGCCGCGGCCCCGCCACCCCTCGCCAGCGAGGCGGCTCCAGGGGCAGAAAGGGGgtgcggggcccggggccggggggcccgCGGCAGAGCGCCAGCGAGCGGGAGAAGCTGCGGATGCGGCGGCTGGCGCAGGCGCTGCTGAGGCTGCGGCACTACCTGCCGCCCGCGCTGGTGCCCGCGGGGCAGAGCCTGACCAAGATCGAGACCCTGCGCCTCGCCATCCGCTACATCGCCCACCTCTCggccctgctggggctcagcgAGGAGGCgctggcccggcggcggggggcggccccccGGCACTGCCCCCTCTGCCCACAGGGTCTGGGGTGCTGCCAGGCCCCGGACCCCCGCCtgcacccaccagccccagccccacgggatgcTTCGCCCCCTGATACTGTGGGCTGGGGGTCCCCTCCCATGATGGGGACCCCCCTGGATCTTCACGGGGCTCCTGGCATGGGGACGGGTGCCTGGGGATCACCCCCGTGTGGCTCTGCTGCGGGGACCCCCCCAGAGGTGCTTGGGGTTCCCGACACGGGCATGGAGGCCTGGGGGTCGCCCCCCTACATCCCTGTGGTTGGGACCCCCTCGGAGCTGCACGGGGCTGTCGCTTCCAGCGTGTCCTCCTGGCTGTCCCCTCCTCACTGCGCAGGGGCAGGGGCCCCCCCAGACCTCCTCGGCAGCCCCCTCCTGGACGCGGGGCTGATGCTGCCGGAGTTCGTGGATGCAGGGACAGTCACCCAG gacCTCTCCACGGACCTGTTCTCCCTCCTGGAGGCTCTGCTCCCGCCACAGCCCCAGGACTGA